A genomic segment from Montipora foliosa isolate CH-2021 chromosome 9, ASM3666993v2, whole genome shotgun sequence encodes:
- the LOC137970500 gene encoding acyl-CoA desaturase-like isoform X1 produces the protein MHTYLRRRTKKKRWSFVVFSERKMSETEVSQYEKKTPEDARKRPEQQIVWSNVAYMGMLHLMALYAIYLLPSAKPRTWIWTWLCYFFGGLGVTCGAHRLWSHRSYKATWPFRLLLMLLNSMAAQNTIFEWARDHRIHHKYSETNADPHNAKRGFFFSHVGWLLMKKHPDVITKGKQSDLSDLYEDKIVMFQKRYYNLLSNFFNVVFPVFVPWYFWDENLFNAFIICFAFRYVITLNGTWTINSLSHLWGYKPYDKTINPTQNFIVVLAAGGEGYHNFHHTFPQDYANSELGLRINASKWFIELAAALGLAYDLKTVSKEVILKRRMRTGDLQHLAKKQ, from the exons ATGCACACTTACCTGCGTCGGAGGACAAAGAAAAAACGGTGGAGTTTCGTTGTTTTTTCTGAAAG AAAAATGTCAGAGACAGAAGTGAGTcaatatgaaaagaaaactcCCGAGGATGCAAGAAAACGCCCCGAGCAACAAATCGTGTGGTCAAACGTTGCTTATATGGGGATGTTGCATCTTATGGCGTTATACGCGATTTATCTACTGCCCTCGGCAAAGCCGCGAACCTGGATCTGGACCTGGCTTTGCTACTTTTTCGGAGGTCTTGGAGTCACTTGTGGAGCCCACAGACTCTGGTCTCACCGGTCGTATAAAGCCACGTGGCCTTTCAGATTGTTATTAATGCTACTCAATTCCATGGCAGCACAAAATACCATCTTTGAATGGGCGAGAGATCACCGCATTCATCACAAGTATTCTGAAACCAATGCAGACCCGCACAATGCTAAGAGAGGATTCTTCTTTTCACATGTTGGTTGGTTATTGATGAAAAAACACCCCGATGTCATAACGAAAGGAAAGCAATCTGATCTGAGCGATTTGTACGAGGACAAAATCGTCATGTTCCAGAAAAG ATACTACAATCTTCTCAGCAACTTTTTCAATGTGGTATTTCCGGTATTCGTTCCGTGGTACTTTTGGGACGAGAACCTGTTCAACGCGTTCATAATTTGTTTCGCATTCCGCTATGTTATTACCCTCAATGGTACCTGGACCATAAATAGCTTGTCTCATCTTTGGGGGTACAAGCCTTATGACAAGACCATAAATCCGACACAGAACTTTATTGTTGTCTTGGCAGCAGGTGGTGAGGGATACCACAACTTCCATCACACCTTTCCACAAGATTATGCAAATAGTGAATTGGGTCTGCGAATAAACGCGTCCAAGTGGTTCATTGAATTAGCCGCAGCGCTCGGACTAGCATATGACTTAAAAACTGTATCCAAGGAGGTGATATTAAAGCGGAGAATGCGCACTGGAGACTTGCAACACTTAGCTAAGAAACAGTGA
- the LOC137970500 gene encoding acyl-CoA desaturase-like isoform X2, with product MSETEVSQYEKKTPEDARKRPEQQIVWSNVAYMGMLHLMALYAIYLLPSAKPRTWIWTWLCYFFGGLGVTCGAHRLWSHRSYKATWPFRLLLMLLNSMAAQNTIFEWARDHRIHHKYSETNADPHNAKRGFFFSHVGWLLMKKHPDVITKGKQSDLSDLYEDKIVMFQKRYYNLLSNFFNVVFPVFVPWYFWDENLFNAFIICFAFRYVITLNGTWTINSLSHLWGYKPYDKTINPTQNFIVVLAAGGEGYHNFHHTFPQDYANSELGLRINASKWFIELAAALGLAYDLKTVSKEVILKRRMRTGDLQHLAKKQ from the exons ATGTCAGAGACAGAAGTGAGTcaatatgaaaagaaaactcCCGAGGATGCAAGAAAACGCCCCGAGCAACAAATCGTGTGGTCAAACGTTGCTTATATGGGGATGTTGCATCTTATGGCGTTATACGCGATTTATCTACTGCCCTCGGCAAAGCCGCGAACCTGGATCTGGACCTGGCTTTGCTACTTTTTCGGAGGTCTTGGAGTCACTTGTGGAGCCCACAGACTCTGGTCTCACCGGTCGTATAAAGCCACGTGGCCTTTCAGATTGTTATTAATGCTACTCAATTCCATGGCAGCACAAAATACCATCTTTGAATGGGCGAGAGATCACCGCATTCATCACAAGTATTCTGAAACCAATGCAGACCCGCACAATGCTAAGAGAGGATTCTTCTTTTCACATGTTGGTTGGTTATTGATGAAAAAACACCCCGATGTCATAACGAAAGGAAAGCAATCTGATCTGAGCGATTTGTACGAGGACAAAATCGTCATGTTCCAGAAAAG ATACTACAATCTTCTCAGCAACTTTTTCAATGTGGTATTTCCGGTATTCGTTCCGTGGTACTTTTGGGACGAGAACCTGTTCAACGCGTTCATAATTTGTTTCGCATTCCGCTATGTTATTACCCTCAATGGTACCTGGACCATAAATAGCTTGTCTCATCTTTGGGGGTACAAGCCTTATGACAAGACCATAAATCCGACACAGAACTTTATTGTTGTCTTGGCAGCAGGTGGTGAGGGATACCACAACTTCCATCACACCTTTCCACAAGATTATGCAAATAGTGAATTGGGTCTGCGAATAAACGCGTCCAAGTGGTTCATTGAATTAGCCGCAGCGCTCGGACTAGCATATGACTTAAAAACTGTATCCAAGGAGGTGATATTAAAGCGGAGAATGCGCACTGGAGACTTGCAACACTTAGCTAAGAAACAGTGA